In the genome of Nitrospira japonica, one region contains:
- a CDS encoding heavy-metal-associated domain-containing protein, translated as MQTYPWVGIFLFALSVSTPVMAADDAQPSNHPEPAAEGLTQTIVQIGGRFCEYHRKDVEQALRGHEAVQSIEFLNDHGTVLIRYEADGVPSDRLAETAAQAAFGTGCRAWVDQGGPAMPRS; from the coding sequence ATGCAAACATATCCATGGGTGGGCATTTTCTTGTTCGCGTTGAGCGTCTCGACGCCGGTCATGGCCGCTGATGACGCGCAGCCGTCGAATCATCCTGAACCAGCGGCGGAAGGATTGACCCAAACGATCGTTCAAATCGGCGGACGGTTCTGCGAATACCACCGAAAGGATGTCGAACAGGCACTACGCGGACACGAAGCGGTCCAGAGCATCGAGTTTCTCAACGATCACGGCACGGTGTTGATTCGCTATGAGGCCGACGGAGTTCCGTCCGATCGGTTGGCCGAAACGGCTGCACAGGCGGCTTTCGGCACGGGTTGCAGAGCTTGGGTGGATCAGGGTGGTCCGGCCATGCCGCGCTCATGA
- a CDS encoding YncE family protein, whose translation MKPMRRQRQLKAAAYAALLAVMVISLANCSSSDSSTPAASTSSGSAALQGPLVFVNNTGDKTLTSVSLKGDAGNAVAGTIDAAKFGNVALGDMQFSEGEWLFVNLGAGNAVALVDPLTGATPIHETNLTTGTRPVHIYRDPNDGEVIWSMNDGDNAGGTATPGDDLINCAAQSGGSVTVIHNSHLGPGANIPHILGTICLLADGHKVTAFSSGAGIPRRAFVSSEVGGEVAVIDNDETSANYLKVTARIDLCNSTKEAVPCNDESATPLTTAFTPNNSHPHGIRWSQLTKKVYSIQEGYDQIAEIDPTTLAITNTFDLTGTPYTGYGISADGRFLLLRGDTTPATGTKLGILDLSVTPAVRTDFTIPELDGTAPGSFKFSPDGKRFYILAGNTATATKKDRLFAFDSSTLTATPPALTLLKEIPLVATGGHSLDLLIQGAGAATYVVVSNSTDNSVSVINATDNTIKQTVQVGPTPGAVMVYYPGAAAAGNQATASVVSGVQAAPMLLPERLDDYGMR comes from the coding sequence ATGAAACCGATGAGAAGACAACGACAGCTGAAAGCCGCGGCCTACGCAGCACTATTGGCGGTCATGGTCATCAGCTTGGCCAACTGCAGTTCGAGCGATTCCAGCACTCCAGCGGCTTCGACGTCCAGTGGGAGCGCCGCGCTTCAGGGGCCGCTGGTTTTTGTGAACAATACCGGAGATAAGACACTGACCAGCGTCTCGCTGAAGGGAGACGCTGGCAATGCGGTCGCCGGCACGATCGATGCTGCAAAGTTCGGCAACGTGGCCTTAGGCGACATGCAGTTCTCAGAAGGGGAATGGCTATTTGTGAATCTTGGAGCCGGTAATGCCGTGGCCCTGGTCGATCCATTGACCGGTGCGACTCCGATCCATGAAACGAATCTCACCACAGGGACTCGTCCCGTGCACATCTACCGTGATCCGAACGATGGCGAAGTGATCTGGTCGATGAACGATGGGGATAATGCAGGAGGCACCGCGACGCCGGGTGACGATCTCATCAATTGTGCGGCGCAGAGTGGTGGATCAGTTACGGTCATCCATAATTCACATCTTGGCCCTGGTGCCAATATCCCGCACATCCTGGGAACGATCTGTCTGTTGGCCGACGGCCACAAAGTCACGGCGTTTTCCTCAGGGGCGGGAATCCCAAGACGTGCCTTTGTTTCGAGTGAAGTGGGTGGTGAAGTCGCAGTTATTGATAACGATGAGACCTCAGCAAACTATCTGAAGGTGACTGCACGCATTGATTTGTGCAATTCCACCAAGGAAGCCGTGCCTTGCAACGATGAATCTGCGACACCGTTGACGACGGCATTCACGCCCAACAATTCGCATCCCCATGGGATCCGCTGGTCTCAATTGACCAAGAAGGTGTACAGTATTCAGGAGGGTTACGACCAGATTGCGGAAATCGATCCCACGACTCTTGCCATTACCAATACGTTCGATCTGACTGGCACCCCGTACACAGGGTACGGCATCTCTGCTGATGGACGGTTTCTCCTGTTGCGCGGTGATACAACTCCCGCAACGGGAACCAAACTCGGCATCCTCGATCTCAGTGTGACGCCGGCGGTGCGCACGGACTTCACGATTCCCGAATTGGACGGGACGGCTCCGGGGTCCTTCAAGTTTTCTCCGGACGGCAAGCGTTTCTACATCCTGGCCGGGAATACGGCTACGGCGACCAAAAAGGATCGCCTGTTTGCGTTCGATTCCTCGACGCTGACGGCGACGCCGCCAGCGCTGACTCTCTTGAAAGAAATCCCGCTCGTAGCAACCGGCGGGCACAGCCTGGATCTTCTCATCCAAGGCGCCGGCGCCGCGACCTATGTGGTGGTGTCGAATAGCACGGACAATTCCGTTTCGGTCATCAACGCCACTGACAATACGATCAAGCAGACTGTTCAAGTGGGGCCGACGCCAGGCGCTGTGATGGTCTATTACCCCGGGGCAGCGGCAGCCGGAAACCAAGCAACCGCGTCCGTGGTTTCGGGCGTGCAGGCGGCGCCGATGCTGTTGCCTGAGCGGCTGGATGATTACGGAATGAGGTGA
- a CDS encoding sigma-70 family RNA polymerase sigma factor codes for MDSKARSHSVMERLIEHEPAFRAFLRRRVGNEAVADDILQQSLTRAVERHHAVRKEESVVAWFYRILRHALIDYYRSRKAEARRNGAFLRELIASGDEQEPPLDEVEAAVCACLHRLLPDLREQYAEVVRRIDLEGESPAHLAKELKISRNNLTVRLHRARQALRASLEESCGLCSKHGCLNCVCG; via the coding sequence ATGGACAGCAAGGCGAGAAGCCACAGCGTCATGGAGCGGCTCATTGAACATGAGCCGGCGTTCCGGGCGTTCTTGCGTCGCCGGGTCGGCAACGAAGCGGTTGCGGACGATATCCTCCAGCAAAGCTTGACGCGAGCCGTGGAACGCCATCACGCCGTACGCAAGGAGGAGAGCGTGGTCGCCTGGTTCTACCGCATCCTCCGCCATGCGCTCATCGATTACTATCGATCCCGGAAGGCCGAAGCCCGTCGCAATGGCGCGTTTCTCCGGGAACTGATCGCCTCGGGTGACGAACAGGAACCGCCGCTCGATGAGGTGGAGGCCGCCGTCTGCGCGTGTCTTCATCGACTCCTTCCGGATCTTCGTGAGCAGTATGCAGAGGTGGTCAGACGCATCGATCTCGAAGGCGAGTCGCCGGCGCACCTTGCGAAAGAGTTGAAGATATCCCGGAATAACCTGACCGTTCGTTTGCATCGAGCCCGTCAAGCCTTACGCGCGTCCCTCGAAGAGTCGTGCGGCCTCTGCAGCAAGCATGGATGCCTGAACTGCGTCTGCGGCTAG
- a CDS encoding peroxiredoxin family protein, with translation MGRRLHSVIKLGTAFGLIVLATVLELPGAWSMGSRAPFAGSLAEDFHLPDLHGDVHSLNQYRGRVVLVNFWATWCKPCTTEMPAMQNCYDRLRDKGFVVLAINELEDDQKVREHVKQYGHTFPILMDRDNKVANQFGVYGLPVSVFVDEMGVVQEYIKGGLLTEQKIYDIVARIQSQEPGRSPGSH, from the coding sequence ATGGGCAGACGACTGCATTCTGTGATCAAGCTTGGAACAGCCTTTGGGCTGATTGTTTTAGCGACGGTTCTTGAATTGCCTGGTGCCTGGTCAATGGGGTCGAGGGCGCCATTCGCAGGATCTCTCGCCGAAGATTTTCATCTCCCAGACCTGCATGGCGACGTGCACAGTTTGAATCAATACAGAGGCAGAGTGGTTCTGGTGAATTTTTGGGCCACTTGGTGCAAGCCATGCACGACGGAAATGCCGGCCATGCAGAATTGCTACGACAGACTTCGTGACAAGGGATTCGTCGTTCTTGCGATCAATGAACTTGAAGACGATCAGAAAGTTCGTGAACACGTGAAGCAGTACGGCCACACCTTTCCGATCCTGATGGATCGCGACAATAAGGTCGCAAATCAGTTTGGCGTGTATGGTTTACCGGTCAGTGTCTTCGTTGATGAGATGGGAGTCGTCCAGGAGTATATCAAAGGAGGCCTACTGACCGAGCAAAAGATCTATGACATCGTCGCCCGCATTCAAAGCCAGGAGCCTGGGAGATCCCCGGGTTCTCATTAG
- a CDS encoding TonB-dependent receptor family protein, which produces MSTRIGVLVRGLSAAVVVAITVGAVYGNGVWAQDTPVSEPSSQREQELREQLKGILQELEDIQHKKESATPEEERPAIVKEKASIEEAEAPHEAIPEFELADMSIISNRLQKRPEGISISSTVSAETDSQPTRTMQESIQSLPGIMLRQANGPRDFSITIRGMGAKTAFAIRDIKVYEDGISQTQSDGLSRLDIQDPWFMRSVEVTRGASSSLYDNYALGGMVQFRTRRGSDINGVEAFVSGGSFGYFKQALAVGQHTDRLDLAMFASNAAEDGFIQHSNYNTQTLNFNFRFNVDDRQSFYFKAITNWLDTRVPTRLTQAQFNQDDRQAGGSQTPCASGTYNPACANAIALNQGRVDRRTIIGGLYERQLNASTVLTIEADYDLKDINQYFTQITDNVNPNYKTYADLRHDGNLGQMPLKSYLGFFLNNMEQEGNTFQNLATGSGTRGALLQNNRGRINNVGGRVREELEFVPKWTLAMGLGFEQSLVSIDTINYNNGAVANRPSATRNFTNWAPEASVSWRPSENYRHWVRSSTGYGIPQFAQLTRDPITGLPGSNFDLKPQKNWNNEIGTESRIAKDLVVQLVGFWTFFKDEIITQTITGGNTASVNADASQYRGIEASYDWRPLTGLRLSGAYTHINASYTNFTDRTAAGFLSRDGKKVPNVPTDILNLKMEYDHHPSGWGGWLEGNYANSYFLNNNNTVGIPSYFIGTANIHKNIDVQSSWFRFAKLYVQVDNIADMKYAASGQVVTGETAAQAAAQQLFFAGYGRAIYGGVTLGLF; this is translated from the coding sequence ATGTCCACACGAATTGGGGTTCTAGTGCGAGGACTTTCAGCAGCCGTAGTCGTGGCGATTACGGTCGGTGCCGTTTACGGGAACGGGGTATGGGCGCAGGATACGCCCGTTTCCGAGCCCTCGTCGCAGCGGGAGCAGGAATTGCGCGAGCAACTCAAGGGAATTCTCCAGGAGCTCGAAGACATCCAACACAAGAAGGAAAGCGCGACGCCAGAAGAAGAACGTCCGGCCATCGTAAAGGAAAAAGCTTCGATCGAAGAGGCGGAAGCCCCGCATGAGGCGATTCCCGAGTTCGAGCTGGCCGACATGAGCATCATCAGCAACCGGCTGCAGAAACGGCCGGAAGGCATATCCATATCCTCCACGGTGTCGGCGGAAACGGATTCTCAGCCGACCCGGACGATGCAAGAATCCATACAGTCGCTGCCCGGCATCATGTTGCGCCAGGCGAACGGACCGAGAGATTTCAGCATCACGATCCGCGGTATGGGAGCCAAGACCGCGTTTGCGATTCGGGATATCAAGGTATACGAGGACGGCATCAGCCAGACCCAGTCCGACGGTCTGTCACGGCTCGATATCCAGGATCCCTGGTTCATGCGATCGGTGGAAGTGACGCGCGGCGCCTCCTCTTCGCTGTACGACAACTACGCGCTCGGCGGCATGGTGCAGTTCCGGACCAGGCGCGGCAGCGATATCAATGGGGTCGAGGCTTTCGTCTCCGGCGGTTCGTTCGGCTACTTCAAACAGGCGCTCGCCGTCGGCCAACATACGGACCGCCTCGATCTTGCGATGTTCGCCAGCAACGCGGCCGAGGACGGGTTTATCCAGCACAGCAACTACAACACGCAAACGCTCAACTTCAATTTCCGTTTCAACGTCGATGACCGGCAGAGTTTCTATTTCAAGGCCATCACGAATTGGCTCGACACCAGGGTGCCGACCAGGCTCACCCAGGCCCAGTTTAATCAGGACGATCGCCAGGCCGGAGGTTCGCAGACGCCCTGCGCCTCGGGCACGTACAATCCAGCCTGCGCCAATGCCATCGCGCTCAATCAAGGGCGGGTCGATCGGCGGACGATCATTGGAGGCCTATACGAACGACAGCTGAACGCCAGCACGGTCCTGACGATCGAAGCGGACTACGACCTGAAGGATATCAACCAGTATTTCACGCAGATCACGGACAACGTGAATCCGAACTACAAGACCTATGCGGATCTACGGCACGACGGGAACCTTGGGCAGATGCCGCTCAAGAGCTACCTCGGATTCTTCTTGAACAACATGGAGCAGGAGGGGAACACGTTCCAAAATCTTGCGACCGGCTCCGGAACGAGAGGGGCGCTGCTTCAGAACAACCGGGGCCGCATCAACAACGTCGGCGGCCGCGTTCGGGAAGAGTTGGAATTCGTGCCCAAGTGGACGCTGGCCATGGGGCTCGGCTTCGAACAGTCGCTGGTCAGTATCGACACGATCAATTACAACAACGGCGCCGTCGCAAACCGGCCGAGCGCCACCAGGAATTTCACCAATTGGGCGCCGGAGGCATCCGTGAGCTGGAGACCGTCGGAAAACTACCGCCACTGGGTCCGGAGTTCCACCGGCTACGGGATCCCGCAATTCGCTCAACTCACCAGAGACCCGATCACCGGGCTGCCGGGATCCAACTTCGATCTCAAGCCGCAGAAGAATTGGAACAATGAAATCGGCACCGAGTCGAGGATTGCGAAGGACTTGGTCGTCCAGCTGGTCGGATTCTGGACGTTCTTCAAGGACGAGATCATCACGCAGACGATCACGGGCGGCAACACGGCATCCGTGAATGCCGATGCCTCGCAATATCGCGGCATCGAAGCGTCGTACGACTGGCGGCCGTTGACGGGGTTGCGCTTGTCCGGCGCCTATACCCATATCAACGCCAGCTACACCAACTTTACCGATCGGACCGCCGCCGGATTCCTGAGCCGGGACGGCAAGAAGGTCCCCAACGTGCCGACGGATATCTTGAATCTCAAGATGGAGTACGACCATCACCCGAGCGGGTGGGGAGGGTGGCTCGAAGGCAACTATGCCAACAGTTACTTTCTCAACAACAATAACACCGTCGGGATTCCGTCTTATTTCATCGGGACGGCGAACATTCACAAGAACATCGACGTGCAGAGCTCATGGTTCCGCTTCGCCAAGTTGTATGTCCAAGTGGACAACATCGCCGACATGAAATATGCGGCATCCGGCCAGGTCGTCACGGGTGAGACCGCGGCGCAGGCGGCTGCGCAACAGCTGTTCTTCGCCGGGTACGGGCGGGCGATTTACGGCGGCGTCACACTGGGCTTGTTCTGA
- a CDS encoding helix-turn-helix domain-containing protein, giving the protein MGKTLLRVGEAAEFLSVSRWTIYRWVEQGRLEGTRIGKGSVRVFQSSLDRLIQQNKTGEIGPSGMASAAAYCQPRTL; this is encoded by the coding sequence ATGGGAAAGACGCTATTGCGCGTAGGAGAGGCGGCGGAGTTCTTATCGGTCAGCCGGTGGACGATCTATCGCTGGGTAGAGCAGGGCAGGCTCGAAGGCACCAGGATCGGAAAGGGCAGTGTGCGGGTGTTTCAATCGTCGTTAGATCGACTGATCCAGCAGAACAAGACAGGAGAGATAGGGCCGAGTGGCATGGCATCTGCCGCCGCTTATTGCCAGCCACGGACCCTGTAG
- a CDS encoding helix-turn-helix domain-containing protein, whose translation MEKTLFRVGEAADFLSVSRWTIYRWLEQGKLRGTKIGKGSIRVFRDSLDGLIQQNRTDDWTRSSVPAAKWPSTVAATAMHPLGDTDRS comes from the coding sequence ATGGAAAAGACACTTTTCCGTGTTGGAGAAGCCGCGGACTTTCTCTCCGTCAGTCGCTGGACCATTTATCGCTGGTTGGAACAGGGAAAGTTGAGGGGAACCAAGATCGGCAAAGGGAGTATCAGAGTGTTTCGCGATTCCCTCGATGGTCTGATTCAGCAGAATCGGACGGATGATTGGACACGGAGTTCCGTTCCTGCAGCGAAGTGGCCTTCCACCGTGGCGGCGACAGCGATGCATCCGCTTGGTGATACTGACCGCAGCTAA
- a CDS encoding tetratricopeptide repeat protein, whose protein sequence is MVALLFELLLASFLLLSFPSIDLAAPTDSGKRALERAAGLLKAGDADGALAAVNKTLEANQSAEAYYLLGQIYFKGKKKPAEAVEALTHAIKLKPAYPEALNDLAEVYLAQGKSTEAEQTLKRAIEIDPKHEDSYLDLARLYEGRRDIPAAMAAYKQLLAVDPTQPDSLFGLAMLYERQGENKAARDTLARLTKAHPKHADAWYQAGRLAERSNDLLEAAYAYRQAIAAKPDLVDAHYNLGFIFRSQGKPAEAEREFLEVIRYRPEYAEAHMNLGVIYTSMNRLEEAEQEYQRAVELKPEYTEAHYNLGVFYELHRKDLPKALAQYHKYRNLGGRDDRVERIVGMSGR, encoded by the coding sequence ATGGTCGCACTCCTATTCGAGTTACTTCTGGCCTCCTTCCTCCTCCTCTCATTCCCGAGTATCGACCTGGCCGCACCCACTGATTCAGGCAAGCGCGCACTCGAGCGAGCGGCCGGTCTCCTGAAGGCCGGCGATGCCGACGGCGCGCTGGCGGCGGTGAACAAGACGCTCGAAGCCAACCAGTCCGCCGAAGCCTATTATCTGCTCGGCCAGATCTATTTCAAAGGCAAGAAGAAGCCGGCGGAGGCGGTCGAAGCCTTGACGCATGCCATCAAGCTCAAGCCGGCCTATCCTGAAGCGCTCAACGATCTGGCGGAAGTCTATCTGGCTCAGGGAAAGAGTACGGAAGCGGAACAGACGTTGAAACGGGCGATCGAGATCGATCCCAAACACGAAGATTCATATCTCGACCTCGCCAGGCTCTATGAAGGACGCCGGGACATTCCGGCCGCGATGGCCGCCTACAAGCAACTGCTCGCGGTCGACCCCACACAGCCCGACAGCTTGTTCGGGCTGGCGATGCTCTACGAGCGACAGGGGGAAAACAAGGCCGCCCGCGACACGCTCGCTCGTCTGACGAAGGCCCATCCGAAGCATGCGGACGCATGGTACCAGGCGGGCCGGCTAGCCGAGCGAAGCAACGACCTGTTGGAGGCGGCCTACGCGTACCGGCAGGCCATCGCCGCCAAGCCTGACCTGGTCGATGCCCACTACAATTTGGGATTTATTTTTCGGAGCCAGGGCAAACCCGCGGAAGCGGAGCGGGAGTTCCTCGAAGTCATCCGATACCGTCCGGAGTATGCCGAGGCCCACATGAATCTGGGGGTCATCTATACGAGCATGAACCGGTTGGAAGAAGCGGAACAAGAATACCAACGGGCGGTGGAACTGAAACCGGAGTATACGGAGGCTCATTACAACCTCGGTGTGTTCTATGAGCTTCATCGCAAGGACCTTCCCAAGGCGCTGGCCCAGTACCATAAGTATCGAAATCTCGGTGGACGAGACGATCGCGTCGAACGTATTGTCGGCATGAGCGGGCGGTAG
- a CDS encoding helix-turn-helix transcriptional regulator gives MDAPLLRVHEAAALLKVSKWTVYRWIEEGRLRATKIGRGSLRVFRVSLTALIDENRTDSLSVPAKHRGNVVKLRAVAAKRKK, from the coding sequence ATGGACGCCCCTCTCCTGCGAGTTCACGAGGCAGCCGCATTGCTGAAAGTCAGTAAGTGGACCGTCTATCGATGGATCGAAGAGGGGCGTCTCCGAGCCACGAAGATCGGTCGCGGCAGTCTGCGGGTGTTTCGCGTTTCGCTGACCGCCCTGATCGACGAGAACAGAACCGATTCATTGAGTGTTCCGGCCAAGCATCGAGGGAATGTCGTCAAGTTGAGGGCTGTGGCGGCCAAAAGAAAGAAGTGA
- a CDS encoding DsbA family protein, with product MVTRFRRSWGIALSVCVVAAGLAWGTVTTAAAPEQKGKFELLSGEASTHKPGKVKLIEFADFYCPHCHHFDEAGLPILQKEFGNKLEATMVGFPVFRNKLPTPFDMYEQAKIMGKGDEMKRVLFRTIHTDKITGVLDRSLREGLIKEVGLDPKAFEEGLASGKPAKAFEDGKQWGERIKVQSTPTLLLDGNIKIEGDNLKTDNIIAVIRGILDADAKK from the coding sequence ATGGTCACGAGGTTTCGAAGAAGTTGGGGGATCGCACTGTCGGTGTGTGTGGTGGCGGCCGGTCTTGCCTGGGGCACCGTCACGACGGCAGCGGCGCCCGAACAAAAGGGCAAGTTCGAACTCTTAAGCGGCGAGGCCTCCACCCACAAGCCGGGGAAGGTCAAGCTCATCGAATTCGCCGATTTTTACTGCCCCCATTGTCATCACTTCGATGAAGCCGGTCTTCCGATCCTTCAAAAGGAATTCGGGAATAAGCTCGAAGCGACCATGGTCGGTTTCCCGGTGTTCCGCAATAAGCTGCCGACTCCGTTCGACATGTACGAACAAGCGAAGATCATGGGCAAGGGCGACGAGATGAAACGGGTGTTGTTTCGCACCATCCATACGGACAAGATCACGGGCGTCTTGGATCGAAGTCTGCGGGAGGGGTTGATCAAAGAGGTCGGGCTCGATCCCAAGGCGTTCGAAGAGGGATTGGCGAGCGGCAAGCCGGCGAAAGCCTTCGAGGACGGGAAGCAGTGGGGTGAGCGCATCAAGGTCCAGTCCACGCCCACGTTGCTGCTCGACGGGAATATCAAAATCGAAGGCGACAACCTGAAAACGGACAACATCATTGCCGTCATTCGCGGCATCCTGGATGCGGACGCCAAGAAGTGA
- a CDS encoding transporter family protein, producing the protein MTLVSPGSAQSSCGSVSCFVVIGSQQQVSPAGVLTVNLTYNYTPNGLPPDGANTIPYANQQTKQLILGNTPVSNLETLVQTAALDLNYGLTERFGLQVMLPYKSVQSVGQFGPGTVSSFNDQGLGDILGKVKYNLLPTLRSMLVLEMGVYFPTGTYQQAGPNGQYAESTLQLGRGAFGFQPSFYQTYEILPHRLNQFLQGSWRYTLRNPDGYQFGQEYALNLGFNIVTVPWLTLTEQINFRYKTKDNIEAALYQLVGPPVNRAVLIDGTITGRPVPTTNFTYAAFSTGILVNLWDFAQGYFMAQIPFYRDFNGNLQLDISYIGGLTKYFATPPLFSGGA; encoded by the coding sequence ATGACGCTTGTTTCGCCGGGCTCGGCCCAGTCGTCCTGCGGATCCGTCAGCTGTTTTGTTGTGATCGGCTCACAGCAACAGGTGTCGCCGGCGGGCGTACTGACGGTGAACCTTACGTACAACTATACCCCGAACGGTCTGCCTCCGGATGGAGCCAATACAATTCCCTATGCGAATCAGCAGACCAAACAGTTGATCCTGGGGAACACTCCTGTCAGCAATCTTGAAACATTGGTTCAGACGGCGGCGCTGGATCTCAACTATGGTCTGACAGAGCGGTTCGGTCTTCAGGTCATGCTGCCGTATAAGTCTGTGCAGTCAGTTGGCCAGTTCGGCCCAGGGACCGTATCCAGCTTCAATGATCAAGGGCTGGGAGATATTCTCGGCAAGGTCAAATACAACCTGCTCCCGACGTTGAGGAGCATGTTGGTCCTGGAAATGGGGGTCTACTTTCCGACTGGGACCTATCAACAAGCAGGTCCGAACGGTCAATATGCGGAATCCACTTTGCAGCTTGGCCGGGGAGCGTTCGGCTTTCAACCGAGCTTCTATCAAACCTACGAGATTCTTCCTCACCGACTAAACCAATTTCTGCAGGGCAGCTGGCGTTACACGCTCAGAAATCCAGACGGTTATCAGTTTGGCCAGGAGTATGCCCTCAATTTGGGCTTCAACATCGTGACCGTGCCCTGGTTGACCCTTACGGAACAGATCAACTTCCGCTACAAGACGAAGGATAACATCGAGGCGGCGCTGTACCAACTCGTCGGGCCTCCGGTCAATCGAGCGGTATTGATCGACGGGACGATCACCGGTCGTCCTGTGCCGACCACCAACTTTACCTACGCAGCATTTTCAACAGGCATCTTGGTCAATCTCTGGGATTTCGCGCAGGGCTATTTCATGGCCCAGATTCCTTTCTACCGAGATTTCAACGGAAACCTGCAATTGGACATCAGCTACATCGGAGGACTGACGAAATACTTCGCCACTCCTCCTTTGTTTTCCGGAGGAGCGTGA